TCACAGGAATGTCACCTGGCTTCCTCCCTGCAGGACATATTCTTGAGGAAATAACACCAGTTCCTGATTTGAGCCCGAAGAGAAAATGTCACAAAAGAGGCAGGCAGGAAGTTATAGCAGCGACTCTGCCACTGCTTCCGGATACTACAGCGTACTCTCCAGAGCCAGCAAAACTGCATTCTGTGACAGTGAACCTGGGCCCTGGTGCCTTCTCATGTCAGGGGTACAAATGGATTACCAAAGCCAGCCTGGCAGGGGTAGGCAGAAAACCAGCTAGGATAGGGGCTGGTAGAAGACAGGTATTTATAGCTATAGCATATTTAAGGAGAAAACATGTTCTACAAGAAACTTCAGTCACTTGTGGGGAACTGAGGCCTCTTCTGAACATCACATaagtggagacagaggtggaCTGGGCCCTAAAAGGGGGCCTCCAGGGCCAAGTGAGGTCCTTCTTGGGATGGCTCTGGCCCTAGCCCACAGCCCTCTAGAATTGATCTGTAGGTGTGCTGGAGCAGGGTCTTCTCTGTAGTCCCTTTGGGGGCTTTGGCTGGGGAAAAGAGTGAGCAGGGAGCCAGAAACTGTCCAGGTGAGGAGAGAACCAATGTGATTCCATGGCTAATGCCTCAGATCGATGTATTTCTCTCCCTAAAAATGGGTAGAAGAGAGGGAAACATGGAGACAGTTAGCAGAGTTCAAGGTGAGTACActaagaggaaggagggaggaattgAAGCAGAAGCTGATGAACTTTGTGCAGCATCATGGAGGGAAGAAGCTGGGGTGGGTATGAGGAGCAAGGAAGGACAGACAGCCCCTGATTCTGCCTCTGCACTGGGGAAATGGAGGCCACACTTCACGCTTCTGGCAGGAGCCACAGGCTTTGTTCAGGAAAGGTGATGGTGATGGGACCAGGGCTTTGCCCTCAGCCTTTCTACAGGGTCTCTCCGCCACCTGCCTCACCCTGCCATCTGTAAGTAGTGTTTAGTAGGCAAGATGGGCCTGCTCTGTTTCTCCAACCAAGAAGGAAGAAGGGCAGAAAGAGTTAGTGTTCGGAAACGAGCACCATTAGTCCCTGGCACCCCCAATCCCTGAAGATTTATCAGACACTGGCCATAGGAACTGCCTCCTACCTGGTCTCCTGGAGCCCTCTTGTCACCGCTGCTGCCCTGTAGGAGGCCCATCTCTTCTGGGAGCTTATCTGACTTAACTTCAACTACAAATTCGCTCTTATGAGACGGGGGCAGCgtgctgggaggagggaggcgaGAGGTTGGCAACTTAGGGGCAAAGGGGGGGGGCTGTTAGGAAGGATGCTTGGATAGATAGTGGGCTCTTTGGGGGCTCTGGGGTCAGCTCAGAAAGGAAGCAGGCAATGAAAGAAGGTGTGGGGGTGGGTGCTGGGCAGGAAAGCAGGGCACATCCAACCCAGGGTCCCACTCTTGCTTCTAAGGGGTAAGGGGCAGATGACATGTGCCTAAGGAGGCAGCAGGCGGGGCAGCAGGAGAGGGAGGGTAGCAGGGGTCTGTCATGCTTACATCTCTTGTTTGCCTGACCGCCCACACAGCAGCTTGCCCTTCTTGTAGAGGAAATAGAGGACAGCGCCCAGCACAGCCAGGACCAGGATGCACACGATCACAGCCACAATGACCACGCCCTTGCTCTCCTGCTCCCGCAGCTTTTTCTCTGTCAAATAAAGCCACTCCTAGTCACTCCTGGCCCCAGGCTGACACATTGCCATTGCTGCCCCACCCAGCCCAGAGCAGGCAGAAGATGGACCGCCACTCACCTATCTCAACATTGCTCCCCACTGTGGGGACAGGGCAGAAAGGGTGCCCTAGCACAGCCCTGTTCTCTTGCCAGGCCCGGCTTACCTGTGGAGGTGCTGTTGGCTCTGGCATGAGGACTGGCAGTGGAGGTGCTGAGGCCAGCTGTTTTGCTAGAGTCTGGTGCGAGGGTGGTTAAACTGactgggaggcagagggagggagttAGGAGAAGCTCACGTTAGTGCCCGTGCCTGGGCATGCCCCTGCCATCCTCTGCAGGGATGTGGCCCCTCACCCAGCTCCAGGATGATGATGGTGCTGTTTCTGCCCAGGGAATTGGAAGCTGTGCATTCCGCGCCCCTCTCCAACAGCTCTGGGGTCACAAGGACATTCAGAGTGCTCAGCACCCTCTGTGAATCTTGGTATTCTTCACTTGCCTGTGAAGAAGGAGGCAGTTCAGTGGGTGGAAGGATCTCCGGTTATGGCTGCAAGGCCTGGGCAGGGATTAATAAGCACAGAGGAAGAGGCCCCAGGCCTGCTTACAGTCCCGTTGATGTCCCAGGAGATGGTGGGCCGAGGATGTCCTGATGCTTCACAAGACAGATTAAGCATTGTATTCTCTTTCACCCACACCTTCCTCTTCTTTGATGCCATCCATGGGGGACCTTGGGGAGGTAGGAGAGGGTGTGGCAGCAAACTCAGCAAGCTTGCCTCTTCTTCCCCACCAGAGCTCCCAGGGCATCAGTGGCTTTCTGGCACCAAAGAGCTCAAAACCACCTGACTTGGGGTGATCTGGTCTCTGCCCAAAGGGCCTCACCAAAAATGGCCACATTGACTAGCTGTGTGCGGTTCAGGCCAGGTACGCTGGGCACAGATGCCACGCAGCGGTAGCCTCCTCCTATCTCCCGTTTCAGATGGTCAAAGTGAAGCACAGACCCCTTTTCCAGCACTTGGCCTGTCTGGGGGAGAGGTCGTTCAGAAGGTCTCAGAAAGAATAAGCTGTTGCCCACAACCCCAGATCCATCTGGATACCTTTTCTCTCAGCCACTGGAACTCGAGGGCCTGGTTACTCTCTGCCTTGCAGGTCAGTGTAAGGCTACTGCCTTCTTGGCCTGCAGGGGCTGCGGGACTCACGTCAACATCAGACACATCTGGGGGCACAGCAAGAGTGTCAGCCTGGGAAGGACAGGGCAGGGCCACTTCCCTCTTGCCCCAGTTCATCCCCCCTGTCCTGGGggcccccagcccctcacagTTCACCAGCAGCTCCTGGGGTTCACTCAACAGTGGTATCATGGTTTCTAGGTCCAGACCCTGGCATTCATAGAGCCCGCTGTGCTGCTTCTGGGCAGGCTCCAGCACCAGGAGGCCATTATCAGTGGAtctctcttcctccatctccctAGTGCTGGGATTCTGGGAGAGGAAGAAGCAGTGAGCGGCACCGCCCAACCACTCTATCTGCATCTGCCTGCACCCACTCTGCAGCCAACACCAAGCCCTCACACCTGCTTGTAGATGCTGAAGGGAGGTGTGGGGTTGCCATCCGCCAAACATCTGATTTCCACACGATCCCCTTCCTTCAGCATTCCTGCAGGCTCCACTTCCAACCACACTTTTTCCGCTGGGTCTGTGTAGGCAAAGGGAGTTGTCCTCAGCCCAAGAGGTGCCCTGGGCTGGATGGGAACAGGTTGGCAGGAATTTCCACCAGGCCCACTTCAGTGAACAGATGGACAGGTCAGTACTCACAGAAAACGGGGACAGTGACTTCCCTAGATTCCTTCATGTGGTTCCCACTGGGCAGTCGGTAACTGAGCTCACAATAAAATCGGGCATCTTTGTCTTCCTTAACCAGCTGTACCTTCAGAACACTCTTCAAGGTGTATAAGCCACTTGACTCCACGATCTGCGAGGACTGAATGTGGACGcctgggcagggaggaaggggagcagggcctggcctCAGCCCCACCCTGTAGTTCCCACCATGTTAGCAGGGGAGCATCTAAAGACCCCTGCCAGCTGGGCatgggtggcacacacctataatcccagctactcaggaagctgagacaggcaGGAGGAACAgcagtttgaggccaggctcagcaagttagcaagataccgtctcaaaataaataaataaataaatagccctgCCCCTGTCAAGTGGCCAGGGTCAAATGCAACCTGGCAACTTTTCAACCCAGCACTTTTAATGTGCAGTATCTGCCCTAGAAAAACATTCACACAACAGCATATATACAAAGATGTATGCCAGTATTGCTGCAGCAACGTATATGAGGTGCCTGGGAGTGTAgtaagtggtagagcatgtgcttagcatgcacataAGGGTCTGGCTTCACCCCAAGagccaaaaacaaaataaattaccCAAGGTGATTAGAAAAATGAGACACGCTAGACTCATCAAGCAGGAACAGCAGAGTCTAAAACTCTGCAACAGGCACAACAAGTACATCTACACAGACTGAGCTACAAAGATTACACAAAAGAAActgtctagggctggggttgtggctcagtggcagactacttgcctaacacgtgtgaggcactgggttcaattctcagcaccacatacaaataaatgaataaaataaaggttcatccaacaatgaaaaaaagtatatttaaaaataaataaataaaagaaactgtaGCAATGCATACCACAGTTTAATACTTCTCAGGGTTTGCCAACCTCACACTAATGATGTTTCAGGCTAAAAGTGAGTCTTTGTGGTGAGGCATCCTTTGCACCATACCAAGTGTAGCAGCATCCCACCTCTACTCACCAGATGCCAATAGCACCCCCTATTCTTTTGATAACCAAAACTCCCACCAGACACTGCCAAATATCCCCTGGTGGGGTGCAAAAGTCAATCCTGGTTAGAGACCactgatttaaataataaaatgcctaCATGCTTCTAgagatatttgtgtgtgtgaataaatacacagaaatagGCCTGAAAGAACTGACAGCAGAGGTTACTTCTGATAGTAAATCAGAGGAACGTCTAACTTTTCTGTGCAATTCAAATTCTTGGGACTGGGGctctaactcagtggtagagcacttgcctactagcAGGTGCAACaccctaggttcaaccccagcacAGGGGTGGCAAGGGGGCCGGTGATATCCtttatcaaaatatttccaatttcccactctctcttaaaaaagaaaaaaatatatatatatttccaaacatCACTTGTTGCCGGGtgcactggcacatgcctgtaatcccagcagctcaggaggctgaggtgagaggatcatgagttcaacacagtgagaccctgtctctaaaatacaaaaaagggctgaggatgtggctcagtggttgagtgccccttagttcaatccctggtaccaaaaaaaaaaaaaaaaaaaaaaaaaaaaaatcacttgttgatttattttttactttttccagttctggggattgaaaccaaggccactctatcactgagctatactcctagccctttttacttaatttttatttttgagtcagagtcttcctaagttgcccaagctaacctcaaatttgtgatccttctgctttagctcctaagtcatatatttttttcttttttttttagtaaaagctAAAATAAGTGGTTAGTTAGTCCCTGTATGGTACCACAGGCAAGAAGGGTACTCACGATTTTTCTCCTCCATCAGGGGCAGACGATTCTTGTACCAAATGACTTGAGGAACGGGGTACCCATTCCTCCCTATACAGGTGGCGACCTAAGAAGGAGAGGGTATGAGTCTCCCTGCCTGACACCCCACCAAGGCCCACCTTAGCTCCTGCTTACACTTGGTCAGCCCAGCATATCTCACCTCCTCAGGCTCCCTGCTGTTTACAGAGATGCCCAGGGCACTGGCCTGGATGGTTGGCTCCTCTGGAGCTTCTACAAGGGGAGGAAAATCAGCAGGAATACTGGAGCCCGCTTCCCATGATCCATACTGACgtgaaggcaggaagggaggggcaCTCACTGAAGACATGGAGCTGAATGCGGTGCTCCTGGGACAGAGGACGCTTACTCTGGCACAGGAAGATGCGCTCATCATGGGGCATGACCTGAGTCAGAGCCAGAGCCCCTGAGCCCTGGAGGCTGAGACGGTGCTGGTACTCCCCAGGCTCACTCTGACCCTGGCCCTGGCGCACACGGAAGATGAGTGTGGGCTTCTCCTTGTAGACCTGAGGGGATGGGACAGAGAGGTAAGGGTCCTGGGTCTGCATGGGGGGGCAGAGCTTCCCACCTCCCACTGCCCCTGGGAGCTCAGGAACTCACAGAAAACCAGTCCACATGGCTGAGGTTGCCCAGGGAGTGTGAAGGGCCACACCTCAGAAGGGCCGTGTTGCCCACTTCCACTTCCACCAGCTCTGGTGTGGGCTGCTCCGCCTCTCCAGGCACacctggagggaggaaggggtgtACCCCAGCAGCTGTGTCAGCTCCAGCTGCTCCCCATCCCTTCACACTACTCCCTGCAGCTGTTCTCCTGCCACTCAGGAGGGCCCAAAGAAGGCCCTGTCCATTCCTAACCCTCAACCTCACCCTGCCTGCCCCCAACTCACAGTCAGCCCTCTCCTACTGCAGGGGGATCCTGGTCCTCAGAGTGAAGACTGAACATGGGGCACTTCCCAAATGAGGATGGCAGAGGGGAAGAGGGGCAACATGAATAGGCTCTGGGCCAAGAGGAAGGTTCCTTTCCTCCTaggtcccctcccctgctctctgAGTGAGCTCAGAGTGTGGGAATGCAAGGCATGTGCCAGGCTGGGGCACACAGGCCCCTTTGTGTCCCCATCCCCAGGGCAGACGTCACTATTCTACCCTCTGCCTACCCCCCAAGTCTCCTCCCTAAACCCCCAAGAAGACCTAATGAGCCAATCTGGCCACACTCTGAACTCATGCTCCCTAAGCGGTATGGCAATGAACATTCCACATACACTCAGGGGATCTCATCCTGGGAATCTGGTGAGTATGGAGGGGTCAGAGTCCCCCAGGGGTCAGGACAAGGGTCAGGGAGTGGGCAAGAGTGACATTAGTGGCATTAGTGGTGCCAGCGTGCTCCCAATCCTGTGAGGAAGTTATGTCACTTGACACCATCTGGCTGGACCCTAGGATGCCTGCCTTGAACTGGCTCCCAGGCAGGGAGGGCCAGTGCAATGGTCCTCAACCCAGAGCAGAAGCCTGCGATTCTTGACTCTTTTTCCCCAGAGACAGAAGAGCAGGGCAGGGTGCTGCGGGACCCTCTGCAGCTATGGAGCCCTATTTAGCCCTTTCCCCAGAAATAAGGTCAGCCTAGGAGGCAGTAGACTGGAATACTCCAGGGATATGGCTGGCACTGGGCATGAGGCCAGCCAAGTGGGTAATGCCCAGTCCAACCCTTCCCCGGGCGGATAGCGGCTGGGATCAGGGTAGAAGCCAAGAGTAACACGCCATACCGCTGCGGGCCATACAAGGGCAGCATGGACCCCGGGAGGGCCCAACTACTAGGCGGTTCCAGAAAAAAGCTCCCAGGTGCTTGGGCGCTTTTCCCACCAGAATGTAGTCCTTAAACTAAGTCCACTGGTGCTTCCACTCTAGAAATGCTCCATCTCCCGTATCTACCATCTATGCCGGTCACCGAGGAGTCGCGAGGCGACCCACACTGCCTACAGCCTGTGCCAACGCCCAGCCCGGCGGGAGCAGCCgttcctcctcctcttgctcACCTCCAGCCTGGCGCGAGGCCCAGGCCGGAGGGGGAGGGGTCGGCGCACCCCTCCAGCTAGAAAAGCTGCCTTTTCCAGCAACAGGCGGGCGCCGGATTCAGGGGTTGGGGATGCGCGCTGGTTGCGCCTCCCATTCCGGCTCCAAAAGCCGGTCCCCAGAGTGGGCACCTGCGGAAAAACTCTCCGAGAGCCTCAACTCCACCCTTTCTCTCGCGCGGCAGCAGCCTCCACCCGGTCTTCCCAGTCCTGATCCCGGATACTCTAGAATCCAGACTGCAAACTGGATGCAAAGAATAGTTGCACGCGCGCAAGGCGCCAGGGAGCCCGGCGCTCGGGCAGGGAAAGCGCCTACTGGGGCTCAAATCCCCGGTGCTGCTGCGCTCCCGGCTCTGCTATCCCGCACGCTCCCCCTGAAGACCCTCGGCCCGGGCGCTGCGGGGCACGGGTCCCCCAACCAACTCACTCACCAGTGGCGCGGCGACAGCAGCAGCAGACGACCAGCAAGAAGGCGCAGAGGAGTCCGGGTAGATCCATGCTTCCCGGCCGGAGGACGAGAGCCAAGTGAGGAGCTTGCGACTGCCGGGGGCTGACGTcaggggggcgggggagggggcccAAGCGCTGGCCTGCCCCGCCCCGCgcagccccccgcccccgcccccgcacGCAGCAGCCCTAGGGGGCGGTCCCCGATGCGCCGGCCCCTAAGCCGCACTCCAGAGCGCGGCCGGAGGTAGGCCGTAGCCCGCCTTCCAGCCCCCAGTTTGAGCACACCACGGGAGCAGTGACAGGTGTCTTGGGGCCGGACAGACTGACCGAGGAAGCAGCGAGGAGAAGCTGGTCCGGATGCCCAGAAAGGCCCAGATCGCCACAGCGGTGTTCACCCCAGCCCAGACCTTACCAGTGTAGCACTGGGGGACCTCCTGGCGGAGGAATAGCAGATCAGGTCCTCTGTGTCCCTAATGGGAGCCTCCCATTCAGGCTCCTCTGCTCCGCCTCAGAGAAATTGGGCCAGCTTTGGACACCTCCCAGAATGATTGCTCCACTGCGCGGCTGCTGCCGGTCTGGCACTGCCCCCAGCCTGGCTGTCCTGGCAGCTTTGGGGGAAGAACCGTGCGCCAGGTTCCACAGACCCAGAGGTACCTGCAGGGGGGAGTGGAGAATGCGCCTTCCAGTCTGTCCTTCAAGCCCAAACTCCCACAAGTCCGTGTTTAACTAGAAAAGGGAGGGGGCTGAACTCAGTGACCAGAGGTGTTCATGCTTGTCCAACCCTGAGAATCCTGTTCCTACCATCTTTTCTCTTTAAACTTGACCTGGGACTCAGTTTCCTCCCACCAGAAtaaggaaaagagagggaagatTTAAAGGATGCTGAATCCAGCTGAGCGCGGGTGATGCATACCTGCAACCCAACTACtaaagaagctgagacaggaagataacacgtttgagatcagcctgggcagtttagcagaccctgattaaaaaatgaaaagggctggggctgggctgggggttgtggctcagtggtagagcacttgcatcgaatgtgctaggcactgggttcgattctaaataaatgaatacaataaaggtccatcaacaactaaaaaaaaagaagaagaaagggactgagggagctggggatgcagctcagttagtagagtgcttgttttgcatgcacaaggtccttggttcagtccccagcacttgggaaaaaaaaatacagagtctCCAGCTTGACCCCTAGAAATCTCTTGCTTTTCCTGATGGTTGAAAGGACCCCTGAGGCAGTGCTTTACTGATCCCCAATTCCCCCTCACCCTACTGACTTGGTTCAGCAGCTGGAGAAGGAGCACATGCAGGAGGGATCAGATCTGGTTGCAGAAAGCCCTGCCTGAGCTGGGTCAGTCATTCAGCATGGTGAGGGGAGCCCGACAGCTACCCTTTTCCCCAAACTGAGACTTCTACCTGAGTCTTCTGGCCTGCTAAGACTTCAGTACCCTGGCCTCTGGTAAGGATCCATATATTTTGGGACTTCTTCATCAGGTATGGTCAGATTGGGGCCTAGATCTGGGGTGAAAGTCTGTCTCCCACCAGGCAGTCTTTCTGCTGGCTGGGGGGAGGAGCAGGGTGAGGCAGCAAATGCCAGAGATGGCCAGGTGACTTGAGAGAATGCTCTGGGTGGCGTTTTGATGACGCAGAGATGACTGGCAAACCACATCAGCCTTGTCTTTCAGAGCCTTGCtgacccctcctccctgtccattAGTCTCCAGCCAGAGGCCATGCCAAGCCTGCCAGGCCAGGGGCTGGAACATGGACAGGAGAGAGCAAGAGGACGACCCTGGCTCTCCTGACCCCTAGACTAAATGTATGGACTCTGGCCCAGGGCCCAGAGCAGAAGGGAACAGATGAAGGTTTTTGTATGCAGGGCAGGAGTGGGAATAGCTGAAGGTTGCTGTTTGCCCTGGCAGGCCAGGAGCTGGGCATGGACTGgcttccctgccccctccccttcacTTAACACCATTAACTAATCATTCTCTTCTCTGGCAGCCTGAAAACACAGCCAGCTAACCACCAAGGACAGTCAGTTCTGAATTCTTCTTCCGCCCTTAGGAGACAGAAAGGGGGGTGTTGGGGGGGTTGGAAGAGTCATCTCTGcagtgaaagagaaatgagattaGAGCCCAGGGGTGACATCTCCTCCCCTGCATGGCCCCAGCAAACAAACATATGTCCTAGGAAAAGTCCATTAGGGAGTGAGTGGGAGAGGTCAAGGGACAGACAACATAGGGATGGTTCCACAAGAGGGTCACTTTGGGATTACAAACCAAAGAGGGGTCAGGACTTTGGAGAGGATTCAGAGGCCAATGGAAACAGGAAGGACAGGAACAAAGTCAGGAGTGCAGGGCAGGTGGATGGTATCACTCCCAGCTCCTCTAAGACGCCAGAGGATACAGCTTTGGCAGCAACAGAATTTCCAGGACTGAGACTCAGCACATAGGGATATGGAGGAGAAGGcaggggaggagatggaggagaaaggGGCAGAGATGGGCCTTTCACCCCAGCAGAGACTCATGCACTCAAGGAAAACCCTTGTCAAGGGTAGGTAGGTCAAGGGTAGAAGAATAGGTCTCCCTggctgagggctgggggtggggtagagTCCTAATTCTTTGCCTCACTTCTCTCCAGGAAGTGGGGCTAGGACTGCAGCTTTTCTCCACCCCCATGGTAGACCTAGGCTCCTGAGATGAGGGGGCTCTCTCCGTGCAGAATGCCTTTGGGTGCCTCTCTAGTATAGGTCTGATAAATAAGGTGGAGAAACTGAAGCTGGGTGAGGGAGGTAGCCTCCTGGGCAAGTGGGACTTTCCATCCATTATaaggaaaagtggggaagagTAGAGTTGGAGGCAAAGAGACAAAGTCACTCCACCAGCACCTTGTGGGGATATTGGCCCCAGAGTTCTCTCCCAGCTAACTTTTGCTTAGTGGGCACAGTGGCTTCCGACCCACCTTCTGGTCCAGGAACCTTAACCAGAAGGATGTGACAAAGGCAGGCTGGGCTGAGGAAGGAAGCTGATAAAGACGAATTTGCAGCTGCCATGAGAAGGAGATGGAAGCGGAAGGGGTGGCCTAGCAATCTTGGCAACAATGAAGGTCGGGGAACCCCCTAGAAGATAGAAACTGGCCTGGGTCTTGGAGGGGATGCAGGAaactttccagattttttttatgGGGGGGGGTTCTGATTGAGAGGAGATTGTGCTGAGAGTGAAAAAcagggtgggaggagggtgggggaCAGTAGCTGCCTAAGACATCTTTGGGCCTGCAAACCGGATACTGGGGGTGGGCTGGTGGAAGATGTGGGGGAAGAGATTGAATGGGGGGAAGCCGCCCCACTCCCTCCGGACATTCGTGTCCTTCGCACCTGacctagggcaggaggaaggaggtgCAGTCTGGATGGGGGTGCACCCCAGCAGCACTGGTGGCTTTCTGGGGGGATGGGAGGGGTTATTTTTAAACTTGGAAAAACCGTGAGTTCATCTCCACCCTGGAGGCGGCAAAGGCCCCATTGTGTAGGGGTCCGAAGAAGGGGGAGGCTGAAGGGGGGGAGTGGCACAAAGGCGAGGATTATGTTGGAGCAGGCTAGGGGAgcacagggtgggggaggggcaccGTCGTCACAGCTGGCCTACTGAACTCTGGGGTCGGGCCAGGCTGGAGCTTGGGCTTAGATAAGTGGGGAGGCGAATTCCACCCTCACAAAGCCCCTGTTGGGGAGTTGGGGTCTCCCACATCCGACATCCGGTGGTTCATCCTGGGGAAGGGGCTGATGGTGGGATTCCCACTGCCTGGCTTTCCCAGGGACTGCAGGGTCTGTTCTCAGGCTCCCGGCATTCCGGGGACTCCCCTGGGAGCTACTGGCCTCTCAGTCCCTTCACTGCCGGGTGGGGGCAGGAAAAAGAGGATGTGGATGCAACATCTTCCTGGGGACTAGGAACCCTTAAGCCAGACAGTAGTGGGTGGGTCGGGCATTTGAAGCGGTCCCagccctcccaccccagccccctgatcTGCAGGACCCTTAGACCAAGGCTGGCCCGCAAGTCCCCTCTGATCCCAGGGCTTTCTCCGCCTAGGACAGCCCACCTGCTCGACCTCAGCACCCAGGACCTCCTCCCGGGGATCCAGCCCTGGCGGGAGGGCGCCAGTATAGGCTCCTCTGCGCGCCCCAGGAGCCCTACTCCGGAGGTCCAGCCGGCGGCGCCGGGGGGCGGGGCATCCGGCCGCGCGCACCAACCCAAACATTACCATAAATGCTCAGGCTGCAGCCTCGGGCCGCGCCGGGCTTGGCAGGGTTGGGGGGGCGGCCTGGGGGCCCTCCCGGAGCCCTTTATCCGGTCCTTTGGCCCATCCCTGTGCGGCCGTCAGAGGTGATTC
This portion of the Ictidomys tridecemlineatus isolate mIctTri1 chromosome 4, mIctTri1.hap1, whole genome shotgun sequence genome encodes:
- the Mcam gene encoding cell surface glycoprotein MUC18 isoform X1, with protein sequence MDLPGLLCAFLLVVCCCCRRATGVPGEAEQPTPELVEVEVGNTALLRCGPSHSLGNLSHVDWFSVYKEKPTLIFRVRQGQGQSEPGEYQHRLSLQGSGALALTQVMPHDERIFLCQSKRPLSQEHRIQLHVFKAPEEPTIQASALGISVNSREPEEVATCIGRNGYPVPQVIWYKNRLPLMEEKNRVHIQSSQIVESSGLYTLKSVLKVQLVKEDKDARFYCELSYRLPSGNHMKESREVTVPVFYPAEKVWLEVEPAGMLKEGDRVEIRCLADGNPTPPFSIYKQNPSTREMEEERSTDNGLLVLEPAQKQHSGLYECQGLDLETMIPLLSEPQELLVNYVSDVDVSPAAPAGQEGSSLTLTCKAESNQALEFQWLREKTGQVLEKGSVLHFDHLKREIGGGYRCVASVPSVPGLNRTQLVNVAIFGPPWMASKKRKVWVKENTMLNLSCEASGHPRPTISWDINGTASEEYQDSQRVLSTLNVLVTPELLERGAECTASNSLGRNSTIIILELVSLTTLAPDSSKTAGLSTSTASPHARANSTSTEKKLREQESKGVVIVAVIVCILVLAVLGAVLYFLYKKGKLLCGRSGKQEITLPPSHKSEFVVEVKSDKLPEEMGLLQGSSGDKRAPGDQGEKYIDLRH
- the Mcam gene encoding cell surface glycoprotein MUC18 isoform X2: MDLPGLLCAFLLVVCCCCRRATGVPGEAEQPTPELVEVEVGNTALLRCGPSHSLGNLSHVDWFSVYKEKPTLIFRVRQGQGQSEPGEYQHRLSLQGSGALALTQVMPHDERIFLCQSKRPLSQEHRIQLHVFKAPEEPTIQASALGISVNSREPEEVATCIGRNGYPVPQVIWYKNRLPLMEEKNRVHIQSSQIVESSGLYTLKSVLKVQLVKEDKDARFYCELSYRLPSGNHMKESREVTVPVFYPAEKVWLEVEPAGMLKEGDRVEIRCLADGNPTPPFSIYKQNPSTREMEEERSTDNGLLVLEPAQKQHSGLYECQGLDLETMIPLLSEPQELLVNYVSDVDVSPAAPAGQEGSSLTLTCKAESNQALEFQWLREKTGQVLEKGSVLHFDHLKREIGGGYRCVASVPSVPGLNRTQLVNVAIFGPPWMASKKRKVWVKENTMLNLSCEASGHPRPTISWDINGTASEEYQDSQRVLSTLNVLVTPELLERGAECTASNSLGRNSTIIILELVSLTTLAPDSSKTAGLSTSTASPHARANSTSTEKKLREQESKGVVIVAVIVCILVLAVLGAVLYFLYKKGKLLCGRSGKQEMERNTSI